AGTTAAATGTTCAACTATCCTCACTAAGAGTATTGCCTGGCTTTTTCCACATCAAATTGTAGGCGTTTAAAGACTTTGAGTCAATTCCCTTGAGGATGATGTAGAATGGTGGATTAAAAGGATTCCAGCATTCCAGGAAGACAATCATTGCATTTCTGGTAAAAGATTTCCTTATTGCCAGAAATTCGATATTTGGCCTACACACCCTAAGAGGACAGATAGTTAATCTTTAAGCACATTTTAACATCCACAGTTATTGGTTAATATTAGGTGTGGATAACTCCGgacgtttttttttcaatctgaaataaaacaaatatgctACCAACATATTAGTTTGTTAGTTAGTATGATAGTAAAGAGTAGATGCTACTAAAAGCTTTCCTTGGACAATACATTTGATTAGCTGAGTGATAAACCTAAGTTAATCGAGTTCAGCTAGAAGAAGGAAGTAGGAACTATAGGTTTTAATAATATATTGACCTCACCTGAAAACATCAACACTGTGGGTGTGGCCTAAGACTCTCAATATAAATAGGCTGACACAGGGACAGTCTTCAAACCACCTTCACATTGTTCTCACTATAATTTTAGCTTCACCTGAGAGGTAAGAGGActtctttccttttccttttattttgggACCTAGACGGTGTGCATCATTATTGTCTAACGTGGGTCAGACAATGGAAGGCTTAACGTTGATAGCTGATGTTCAGTATGTTTTGTCCACTTATAGATGAACCAGCTTGTCTGCGTTCTAATGCTGGGCATCTGCGTGATGCAGGCCAATTCAAACCCATCAAGTAAGCTTTTAAATGATTACCTTTCAAAAAACGTGAATGTTTCTAAAATGTTGGTATATTgtgatgttttctttccctaacTCATCATTTTTTCAGTTCAAGTTGAAGTACTGAGTTTGTTTATTAGGTATTCACAGTGTATCCGTGTACACCTGTTCTGTGGGAATTATTAGTTTTATTTTGACAGCCCAAAATGACTATTTTGACAGTCATTTTGAGTTTGGAAACTACTGGGTCACATAGATGCCGCCCTCTTGAACACGTGTGTATAAATTGTGTGTCGATAGCTCAGAAAGTAGTAAAAAATTAATTGCCATCTAGAAATGTAGTGTAATTTACCCCTCAATAATATACAGAGTCTGCCACATGGACCTTGGGTCGCCGGTTTGCTTCCAACCTCGACCAAAATTAGTTTGATACATGGcatgaaatataataatatgataatatttagtgaGAAAAACCAATGATTTGCTTATTAAGGGTGGCCATTGGGATTGGCGGTGCGTTGGTGACTCAGAATAGCTCTGGGACTCGGAAAATTGCTGGTTTTATCAATACTCTTGTATCTGAAGTTCTATCTTATGGTTTATTTTATCAATGCTCTTGTATCTGAAGGTCTCTTATGGTTTATTATATTAATGCTCTTGTATCTGAAGGACTATCTTATGGTTTATTATATTAATGCTCTTGTATCTGAAGGTCTGGGTCGTCCCTATCTTATGGAGTGCTTTGAAGAGGCCAAAAAACTTGTGGATGATGCTTACAAGTACTCGCGAGATGAGTGAGTTTGTTGTTTTGAATCTTATTCTGTCTTAACGAGATTTGAACAATCACCAGAAAAAAATACCTGTTTCACTTTCATGATTAATAAATTAGCCTTTTCGCTTcataatatatttttatgattttcTTCTTCATATTATGAATGACCATCATGTTATTACTGCTATTCTTTCCATCCTTTCGTAACcatgcctgccccccccccccctgttccccTCCAGGAGTCTGAGCAGGGTTCGCCGAGAGGTCGTCTCTCCGGCGGACATCCTGCGCCTCATGAAGCAGCCGCGTGGAGACTCCCGCTCGGCCGTGCGCTCGGCCGACTACATGGCCCAGACGCTGCGCCTGCTTCACGACCGCGTCCACCGCGTGCACAAACGCTCGCTCAACGCCACAGGTCAGGCCCACGCcactctgttgttgttgttgttgttgttgtctgctATTGTCTGTACATTtagtatttagcagacgcttttatccaaagtgacataaaagtacatttgtcataaggaagtgaaacaatatatcgatGTCGGAACACTAAGCGTGTTAGTAGAAAAAAGTGCAAAGCACCCCCCAAATGCTAGCtatgataagatgctacataactaagtactataactcaATAGGACATACAATAGGTGTTAGCGAGTTGCAGTAGTCAAGGCACGTGATGAAGAGAGCTTGGACCAGGAGCTGAGTTGCCCTTCTCGTTAGGAAGAGCCGGATCCTCCGGATGTTGTAGAGGGCAAATCTGCATGATCGGAGAGGTGATGTTCGCGGTGCAGCACAACTGGGTTTCTAGCAGTTGGTCATGgtgatacagtgatgttctctgCAGTGACCAGTAGGTCCATGTGAGGGCAAGCTTTCCCTGGCATTAGCAGGAGCTCAgtcttgttgaggttaagcttCAGGTGATGGGTAGTCGTCCAAGTACTGACGTCTGCCAGACATTCTGAGATGAGTGTTGCAAtcagggtgaggggaggtgaaaGTTttgtcagcgtagcagtgataggaaaaacTGTGTGATGTGATTACAGAGCCCAATGATCTGGTATATAGGGAGAACCGAaggggtcccagtacagagccttgagggacaccagtgtcAAGAGTGCAGGGTCAACTATCAACTATTCCATGTGACCTGATAGGTGCGTATAGCTGTCTAGCATTGTCAAGTACTCTAAAGTATTGTCTTATGTCTGCTGTTCTCCAGATCTGCTCCCTCGTGAAGACCTGGAGGTTCTTTCAAAGATCTCTGGATGTGCAGCCAGGATCAGCGATCCGCCCTGTCGCACAATTCAGAACCTGGACAAGTACAGGACTGCCACCAGTGTCTGCAACAACCTGTAAGAGCGTTTTCTGCAACGATAAAAAATGATTGAGAGATTGTGAAAACGAGGCTTTGAGTCGTAAGGTAAAAGTGTTTCAACATGTTGTCAACAGGATGAGTCCTCGCCTGGGGGCCTCCAACACCCCCTTCAAGCGGTGGCTCCCCGCTCAGTATGATGACGATGTCGCCTTGCCCATCGGCTGGGAGAGAAACCGCCGCTTCAACAACTTTGTTCTCCCTCTGGTATGATGTCGACGTCAACCCATGCGGCAGCATCGCGTGACGTAAAAAACACATGCGGCAAATACACACGTCTATCTACAATGGATTGTGCCTGTCCTCCTTAGGTCAGAGAGGTTTCCAACCGAATCCTGGCGTCGAAGGACGAGGGCTTGGTCAGCGATAGTGAATACACCCACATTTTGACCCTGTTCGGCCAGTGGATCGACCACGACCTCACCTTCACCCCCTTCTCCCCAAGCCTCCGCTCCTTCAGCAACGGCCTCAACTGTGACGAGAGCTGCGAGCGCTCCGAGCCCTGCTTCCCAATTCAGGTATGGTCACCGACTGGGTACCAGTTGGAGGTTTTATTGTGTAGTTCGACCTACATGTATATGTATAGACAGTAACGCTGCAATCGACAATCACCGTCGTCATCTGCGCTCTTCTACACAGATCCCCCCCGGCGACCCCCGTTTGCCATCTGGCCCAGACAGCTGCATCCCGGTCTTCCGATCGGCGCCCGTGTGTGGAACTGGATATTCGGAATACAATTTTGGCTCCGTGGCGAACAAGCGAGAGCAGATCAACACCCTGACGGCGTTCCTGGACCTGGGCCAGGTGTACGGCTCGGAGGAGAAGCTGGCAATGGACCTCCGCAACCTCACGAGCGATGCGGGCCTCCTGCGCGTCAACGAAAAGTACAAGGACAACGGACGGGAGCTGCTGCCATTCAGCCCTCTGCATGCTAACATGTGCGCTACACGCCGGAGGGTCACAAACGACAGGAATGCCCAGGAGGTGCCCTGTTTCCTTGGAGGTTGGCgcatacagtatatgtatatcTTAAACATCTCTATAAATCTCTGTCCATCTTTTTGTCTATctctatatatttctatatctaTCTCTTTGTTGGGTATTCACAGAGTCTCTGTGGATACCTGTGGAAAAGATTGTGGAAAAGGTTTGATGCCAAAATATCGTAACTTCCGGTTTTAGAATCACATGCAGCTTGCCCGCCCAGATGGATTAAAGATTCTGAAACTTGTTGATCATGCCTTATTATGAATGCTGACAATTTTTGCCATTGGGACCcacaatgtgatttttttttaaaaagtgaacattttgaaaaaactCGACTTCATTCATATCGatttctatctatctctatatatctctaaCACTCAGAATTAATCACTGTCTGTTTGTcagtttctttctctctattctATCTCTCAATCATAGCTAGCAAACTGTTCGTAGACTCGCGACAAGTTACGACTCAAACGGCTTGTGTCATGTTTCCAGGTGATGTTCGTGTCGATGAGAACATTGCCCTGACGTCCATCCACACCATTTTCCTGCGAGAACACAACCGTCTGGCGCGTGAACTCAAGAAGCTAAACCCATGGTGGGACAGTGAGACCCTCTACCAAGAGGCTCGTAAAATCATGGGCGCGTATAATCAGGTAAGCCCCACGCTTGTACCTCTTTATCCATCTCCTCTGCTCTCACTCATGCTCACATCTCAGATACATCCTTTACTGATCGTACCCTTCTCCTCAACATGGGCCTcaactcctcctctttctcctcaacatgtgtctttctccctcaccctcctacTCCTCTCGTCCATGCTCGACCTCCTTCTCAGCACGTGTTTctcctccttatcctcctcctAAATACGTttacctcttcttcctcctcctcaacatGTGTCCCTCCCCAGGTGTTTATTTTCAGGGACTACCTGCCCCACATCGTGGGTGACGAGGCCATGTCCAGAAAGCTGGGCAGCTACCCAGGCTACGACCCCAACGTGGACCCAAGGATCGCCAACGTGTTCTCCACCGCTGCCTACCGCTTCGCCCATCTGGCCATCCAGCCCATGCTAACCCGCCTGGACGAAAACTATCAGGAGAACGCTAGCAACCCCAATGTGCCGCTCTTCAAGGCCTTCTTCAGCCCCTGGAGGGTCATATTCGAAGGTGAGCGGAGAGGACACAAGGTGCTTGCAAGAAACATGAATTTCAAGCAAGATATTTTTCTTCAAATTGTTGCTGTTGGTTTGTTACAGGCGGGGTCGACCCCCTGATCCGTGGTCTGGTGGGCAATCCTGCCAAACTGGGCACTCAGGATAACATGCTGGTGGACGCGGTGCGGGAGAGGCTCTTTCAGTTTGTCGAGCACCTGGCTCTGGACCTGGGGTCGCTCAACATGCAGAGGGGCCGGGACCACGCCATCCCTCGTACCTATACCCTAAAagcttctcctcctctcgcctGCTGCCTCTTTGCTCGCTTGTTTTAATtccctttatttaaacattagTATGTAAACTGTTTGCTTACACACTAAACTACCGAAGCAACCTATTATTGTCCACTTTGAAACCAAGAATAGGCTAGACCTACCTGGTCAGGGTTCTCAGCTCCTCaaactttcttcttctcttctttttaATTGGTTTTGTGTAAATGACGCAGCAAATGCTTCACGATCTGAAGAAAATCCATCTCTTTTACTCAACACGCTAGGCTACAACGCGTGGCGTAAGTTCTGTGGGCTGTCCCAGCCCAGCAACCAGGCAGAGCTGGCTGAGGTTCTGAACAACACAGGCCTGGCGACCAGGCTCCTGCAGCTGTATAGAACACCCAGCAACATCGACGTGTGGATGGGAGGAGTGGCAGAACCCTTCGTCAAGGGAGGCCGCGTGGGCCCTCTTTTCTCCTGCCTCATCGCCAACCAGTTCAAGAACATCCGCCAGGGAGACAGGTACGGATGCTGACATCCtcggactgactgactgacattGGGGTGCGAAACAGAAAGAAGGCCGACCCGGTTTGATCTAGATCAACTTTGGAAGATGATTGATGACGCAAGTTTGGGTTGGGTAGGGGTAATAATTCATTAATAATTCATGTAGGGGGGAAGGTGTTTGTATGtggaccccctccccacccaaaCCCTGTAGCCTCACTTTACTAGGCCAGGCATGGTCTTTCTATCTCATTAACTTTTAGTTCTGTTTGCTGTTGACAGGTTGTGGTACGAAAATATGGGCGTGTTCACCCCGA
The nucleotide sequence above comes from Gadus chalcogrammus isolate NIFS_2021 chromosome 4, NIFS_Gcha_1.0, whole genome shotgun sequence. Encoded proteins:
- the LOC130381644 gene encoding eosinophil peroxidase-like; this translates as MNQLVCVLMLGICVMQANSNPSSLGRPYLMECFEEAKKLVDDAYKYSRDESLSRVRREVVSPADILRLMKQPRGDSRSAVRSADYMAQTLRLLHDRVHRVHKRSLNATDLLPREDLEVLSKISGCAARISDPPCRTIQNLDKYRTATSVCNNLMSPRLGASNTPFKRWLPAQYDDDVALPIGWERNRRFNNFVLPLVREVSNRILASKDEGLVSDSEYTHILTLFGQWIDHDLTFTPFSPSLRSFSNGLNCDESCERSEPCFPIQIPPGDPRLPSGPDSCIPVFRSAPVCGTGYSEYNFGSVANKREQINTLTAFLDLGQVYGSEEKLAMDLRNLTSDAGLLRVNEKYKDNGRELLPFSPLHANMCATRRRVTNDRNAQEVPCFLGGDVRVDENIALTSIHTIFLREHNRLARELKKLNPWWDSETLYQEARKIMGAYNQVFIFRDYLPHIVGDEAMSRKLGSYPGYDPNVDPRIANVFSTAAYRFAHLAIQPMLTRLDENYQENASNPNVPLFKAFFSPWRVIFEGGVDPLIRGLVGNPAKLGTQDNMLVDAVRERLFQFVEHLALDLGSLNMQRGRDHAIPRYNAWRKFCGLSQPSNQAELAEVLNNTGLATRLLQLYRTPSNIDVWMGGVAEPFVKGGRVGPLFSCLIANQFKNIRQGDRLWYENMGVFTPNQRKALSTANLARIICDNTGISRVPEDPFRLVNAENSLVRCSSIPRVRLSPWRERPREGPDEAGSGTNAILAAIAAERTRLTQAEQDIMGKMEPKMEEDNELPQP